A segment of the Bactrocera neohumeralis isolate Rockhampton chromosome 3, APGP_CSIRO_Bneo_wtdbg2-racon-allhic-juicebox.fasta_v2, whole genome shotgun sequence genome:
TTGTTGATATGAGATATGGCATTTACACATTTCTGTTTTATGTTATAGGTCGGTTTGACCAACTATGCTGCAGCATACTGTACTGGTTTGTTGGTTGCTCGTCGCATTCTCAACAAATTGGGTCTGGATACCCTTTATGGTGGTTGCACTGAGGTGACAGGTGAGGAATACAATGTTGAGCCTGTCGATGATGGTCCAGGCGCTTTCCGTTGCTACTTGGATGTTGGTCTTGCACGTACAACCACTGGTGCTCGTGTGTTCGGTGCCATGAAGGGTGCTGTCGATGGTGGTTTGAACATCCCTCACTCTGTGAAGCGTTTCCCCGGCTACAATGCTGAGGCTAAGAACTTTAACGCTGATGTACATCGTGCACACATTTTCGGTCAACATGTTGCCGATTACATGCGTACTCTTGAAGAGAACGATGAAGAAAGCTTCAAACGCCAATTCAGCCGTTACATCAAATTGGGAATCCGTGCTGATGATGTGAGTATGCGTGTGTTTTATACGGTTGTAATGTAATATGTACGTCCATTTTCAAAATTACCGCTGTGTCTTGTTACCCACGACGCTGGCTGTGCCAAAAGTGGACCACATTAAAAGTTAGGGACCTGTGTTCGAAGTCTGTCATCTCAATATGATATATTTCCTGTTATGGTCGCacattgtttacatacataattttagtttttgtgctTATGTTGAGCGACGTTAAAATAatgacatttttgttttacagcTTGAAACTATCTACAAAAAAGCCCACCAAGCTATTCGCTCTGACCCTACCCACAAGAAGAAGGACCAGAAGAGCGGTGTTGTCAAGAAACGGTGGAATGCTAAGAAACTCACAAATGAACAGCGTAAGGTTAAGGTTGCTGAACACAAGGCTGCCTATATTGCCAAGCTGAAGTCCGAGTCTGAAGCTTAAATAAGTTTTAGCGGATTTGtgggaaaaaaaattggaaaaaaattttctctaaaattctattattattatgataatAATATAGGCTTTTATTTacagtaaaatttatttgcgtTATTTTATTGCTGCCATGGTGGGTTAAAAAAATCAGCCATTTAGTATACGATAGGTGTAGGTGTCTAAAATTCCGTCGTTCTATGACAGACGGGTCTACGTAatcggatttttatccgactAGGGACTGTCAAATCGGCAACATTTCTCCAAAAGGAATGTTTTCAgctaataaaacaaataacatGCCTAAAGTATAGTTGTacaataaatagtaaaaaattgcatataaaaagctttatttaaaaaaataattcgtaggaataataataaaaaaattgcatatatttacaatatgtATGCTCTATTGTAGTGTTGTGggcaaaaattaatagaaatggGTCAGGTTAACAAGGCTTGCAGCAAGAATATAATACATTGTGCAGAATTTACACTTTTTGGCTTAAATTCAGTAGGAAGGTTCTCTTTCGAATATTGCGTTAAAAAACTAGtattaattgttaattattatAGTCGTagtctttttaaataaattcagcgCTTTTGGTGTTTTCGTTTAATTATCAACCCAATGGCtttgaaaaaacattattttttgtgaaaatgttcTATTCTAAAAGCAGTGCAAAGCCCTCTTCTTTGTTAAAGTCACTAGGATTACAAAGTTCGCAGTGCTCATTGTCAGGCCCACCAGGCACACAGTTTGTATGGTACACATGACCACATAGGAATGCGACAACATCATTAAGTGGTGGAATATGTTCATTCATGCTAATGAGAGGACGATTACATTTCAAACAACGCTCTGACGAGGGAATGCAACGTCCACGATTTTGTCTTTTCACTACTCTGGCATGACGCTCATAATAAAACTcccattgaattttttgtgcacTCTTGCGAattttaacctaaaaaaaataaagtttcagTGGTATGCATAAATTGGGTAGAAACTCAGTACACTTACCTGCAAACGATAGTCCCATAAAAGTTTGACGACGGCGTCGCGCAAGCCGGGAATATTTTGACCAAGTTTGATTTtctcaacaacagcaaccggATCGACGTAGtctatcaaaaattattaacgaTTATtcatgtgtaaattttttttaaattaaaattgcataCCAACAATGCCACTCAACAGCTTGAGTACAATGGTAGGCTCTTTAACTGACTCATCTATCAGTATATTCCACAAATCCGAATCATTGTGCTCTTTACAAAACTCAATAGCCATTTCAATGTCTTGGATCTGCGAGCGATATGCTAAccattgtatatatgtaatttgtaAGACATATTTATGATTAATTACCTTTTCAATAATTATGTTTAAGGCCTCTATAGTATTGCCCATTTGACCCAACAGGTATACCATCTCAGGATAGAATAATTCGCGTTTGCAAACATCCAAAGCTTCTTGCATTGGATAGTGATTGGAACGTTTTAGAAATGGTAATAACTTTTCCGGCTCGTATTTTGCATAGAGATTTACCAATTTCCAATGGTATTTACCGCTTTTATCCACCTTGTCTAAAGCATCCAAATACtaaagaaataatttgaattcaataattttttttttaatgtaaaacaaAATCTCACCCAATATAAATACTCTTGATTTTGCTCCAATTGCTGCACCACAATTTCCGGTGAAATTTTATTCCTTTCGAATAAAACTTTAAAGGCACGCTCACGATTCAGCTGTATAAGTGGTATAATCATTTTGTGTATTGCATCATAAAGATCATAACGACGTATCATTTCAAAAACATCTTCATTTTGTAGtctgcaattaaaaattatgtattatttatttttttgttgtgaaaaaaaattacaattgtcTACTTACTTCAAATACATTCGCAACGCACTCTCATAATCGCGCTGATGCAAATAGAGTATGGCCAATGCTTCCAACAATTCATTCGCATTTTGTTTACGGAAATTGTCGTGTATTGCATTAATGACTGCCGCACAATCGTATAAGTTTGATGGCCACTCTTTAATAAGGTTCAAAAATCCCTTGGCATCATGCTtcaaatattcatataataCCAACTCGTAAATATGCGGATCAAGTTTACAGTCATCGGAGGTAGGTAGATAGGCGCTAACCGAACGTAACTGATGACGTTCAAAGAATTTGAATACTTCCTCTTCCCATAACGATTTTTTATTGCCCAAAACACGTAAACATAACTTCGCAGCATCGTCGAACTGATTCAACGCCAATAAATGATTTATATATAACCTGTTGGGtacattaataaaaaagtttttaaacttaacaattgaaattaaaaggaaattCGCATGTGTATGTACTTGGCCACTGATAGCAACGACCAACTGCCGCCGTGTGTGGATATCACTTCCATTGCTTCCTCGAATTTtctataatgtaaaaaaaaaacattgaaatagtaaatatattattgttatagtTATGAATTTTCATTTCCTCTAACAATGTTGCACCTTTTACAGAAATCTATAGCGGAAGTAAAGTGTTGTATGTAAACACTTAAAAACCACCGACATGGCAACACTATATTTACTTTTGTCAATAAAACAAATGGAAAAATCGGTAGCGAGCAGATTTTGGCACAGCGCGTATTGTAAacgcatatttaatatttttctgtatCGGTATGtagtaatttataatataaatttgtttactgAATAAAGTTTTATACTTTTCAGTTGAATAGCTGTACATGCAATTTGTACGCAACATGTAAGGTTGAGTGAAAAAATTActactgcacacacacacaccaacacatgaATTCGAGGACCAGGCAACCGGGCACAGTGCGAGTATAGTTTAATTGACTTTTACCAAATACAGTTGCACTGAAAGCTTCAAAATTATTCGTCCAACTGCACGTTCGCTCCAAACACGCCAGACGGAGCGTGAATTCAAGACTTCCAGCACTGTTCATACACACAAAATGAGGCGTATGAATAATTTAATAACACTTTTTACCGCAATGGTAGCTTTTTTCTTTGGCTGCTTTTTGAGTAATATGCTCAATAACGCCGAAAAATGCTTGACACATAAAAGCGGTGTTAGCCGAATTGACCCACATCCGGATATTTTCCTTATGATATTAGTTACCACAGCGCCACAAAATGTTAATCGTCGACTAACAATGCGTCAAACTTGGTTGCGACTCGGACAGCCATTGGATATGACTTACTACCCTGAAAATTTAGTTTACATGCCCAAATATGACGAGAGTGGTCATTTGCAAATGGAGACCGTGTCCGATCAATCGAATCGTTTGGCCGCGTATCTGCATTGGTATGATAACAATCTGAATAATCCTGAATCCACGCGCAGAATTATAAAAGTGAAACATTTCTTTGCTATTGGCACGGCGGATATGCCGGCTGGTTTACGCGCAGAATTGGATCGTGAACAGAAACTTTATGGTGATATGTTGCTTTTGCCACGCCTAAAGgataactttgaaaatttaacagaaAAGATGTTGCATTCTATAGAAGCGCTCACGCATCACTATGAATACAGTTATCTACTTAAAACGGACGACGATACATACGTGAAATTGGATATTTTGCTTAATGAACTGATATCGTATGATCGTAAATTGGTGCGTAAAACGCAAGAATACGAAGGACAACCGCTGCCAGCACTATATTGGGGGTACTTCCTTGGCAGAGCCAATGTAAAGACAAAGGGGAAGTGGCGTGATTTAAATTACCATTTATCAACACATTATATAACATATGCCTTGGGTGGCGGTTATGTAATTTCACGGAAAATCTGTGAACATATTTCAGCAAATGCACAATATCTTTCTGCCTATACAAATGAGGATATTTCCATGGGTTTGTGGGTGGCACCGTTTCGAGATGTGTATCGACGGCATGATCCACGTTTCGACACACAATATAAACCACGTAAATGTCGACGTTATCACATTGTATTACACAAACTTAATGAAGAAGAAATGCAGCAAATTGACAATGGTAGCATTTGTGTCAGAGGTGGCAAAGAGGAAGAAAAGGACAATGAACAAAGTACATCTTTAAAGCCATATTTTTATGATTGGACGAAATCGGCTGATAAATGCTgtgatacatatgtaaaataaactcGTGAGCACAAAATTCAGCATACAAAGCAGCGAATAATATTTAGCACatcttatttatgtatatatgcaagcgGATATGAGCATAAAACGAGCAGTAGGTAGTAGTTAGAAAATTCGTGTCTCTAGTgaatacttaataaaaaaataataaataaattaagcttAACCGAGTAAACTGgtgttttgtataaaatataacaagaaaaacaaagaataaaaaagttttccagtTCCCACTACAATCGGGTCTAAGTAaacggaacggacccggatttttattcgGCGAAGGAATGTCAACTTGGCAGCATTCCTCGAAATTGCTTCAGGAATGTTTaatgccactacaacaacaatcagtttgtatgacagctatatgctatagtggaccaGACGGACATAGTTAAATTGAATCATCTCACTACGCTGATCAAATATATATGATCTCCATTATTATAATACGATTTATTATATTGAGATTTTTTATATCTATTGGTTGTATAGGTTGTATCCTTTGTGGTAATACTGCTAGTTATAtactatgaaaaatattaaaagtatttgCGGTAAAACTTACCGATGGTCAACTAGCCATTTAACTCTATCATCCGTTTCGTATAAACTAGCCACGACAATATCCTTTGGTGCGACAATGAAGTATCGGTTTTCTTCTATAATACAGCCTAAACTATAATCATTGACGGTATATTCTTGATAACtggaattaataataattttcatataattattatttttcacttacaaTGAGAATTCTAAGTTTAATGCTCACCCACGCAATGAGAGACTATCGGTGCAAATTTCTTCACtactatttaatttatattccaTAACACATAATACGGGCCGCAACGACTTTCGTTCTGCATCTTTCTCTTTTGGACAGCCCAGCACAACCAATTGATTGGAGGTGAGTGGtgctaggccagaaatataaaATGTGGTTTGAAATGTTGATactgaaattattaataaaattattttccatctAATTATGCAATGTAAATTTCTTTACTTGGATCAACTATAAAACCAGGTAAGTCTCTGGAAGCCACTTCTATTGAATTTCGTTTACGTATAACACAAATTCTTATGGTATCGACCCAACCAATCAGTAATGTAGTAGCATTTGACCAACGAAAATTGCAGCGGAAATTCTCTAAACGTGCGCTAAAATTAATgataaaagataaattaatcATGCAAAGAaggaatatttaaattataattatacttGACAGGCTCTTCCCATTTCATGAGACCAAGCGAGCACTTTTCATTCAGATCATAGACACGCACACCGAGATAGCTTGCCCAAGCGACAAAGGAATCATTCCAACAAACAGATAATACATAACCTTCGGCGCTGGATAGTAcggttgtttttaattttttcaaaaaatttctttcatacAACGTAAGCTTATCGTCACCTAGAGCAGGTCATAAAAGTATTTGACACTTTATTTTCGCTACACCAAGCTATTTGTTGTATAAATTCTCCTTACCAACGACAAATCTTTTACCAGCTACTGCCTTGGGATCTGGATCAAGAGCTACAGCTTTTATCGATTTCCCAAATTTTAGATTTTGATTGTTTTCATCGCTAAATAAACCAGTAATATTCAcctgaaatattattttaaaaacatttgcaatacaaactaaaatatgttttacacAACCTTTCCGTCATCCGAGCAGGTGGCCACATATTCTGCTTTTGCATCTACATCAATATGATTGACAGCAACAGTATGTGAAAAATCATTCGGTCCATCTGAAAGATGTGACGTTACCGAATTGCCTTGATGATCGAATATATAGACACGCCCCAAAAAAGTTCCAAATATCAAAAACTATAGGAAAAATTGTCATAGCCATTAGCTGATAAGGTTTTAAATTTATCTTATTGGTCAAACCTTTGGGTGCACCGCACTACAGGTGACAACGTCGGAGTTTAAAACTTTTCTCAGGTCATTAGCAATGCGTTGGTATTTAAATTTGGGTTCAATTTCGTCCTCAGTGCTTTCTGTCTCTGTAtcctaaaaattattattttgaatgtgaattactttacagttgaaattattaaattttttcacttacaCTATTATTAACAGCTTCCTGTTCTGCCATTGCGAAGTTAGGATAAGAAGAGTTTTAGCGAAACGCTTTgtgattataaaaaatagtatgcTATTGATTTTTGCAGCATTTACTGCATCTTCcagttaattttaaatataaaactacaaaaattctCATTTGCTggatcaaaacaaaatttacatcaAATTACTAAATTAATCAGCTGTTTAAGAAAGTAGGCACAGTGTtgcatttttcgatttttgccCTCTTTAGGGGATTTTTCACAATTGTCGTTATACCCGAGGTTCGTAATTTGGTTGAGGTATTCGAGACGTTTGCCTAAAAGGATTTTGCTTACTTTCAATAACGTATTTTGTTAGAATTTGCTGATATTGTAAAAAATGCCTTAAAGTGCGTACAGGCAGTTTttggtaaatttaaaattgtttttgataatCGGCACTAATTTAATTATCGTAAGAACTAGTTTTGCAGGGAATCGATACAAACCGTTTTTAGCCCGCCTCCCTTCCTCTTGCCAACCACAGATCGCcggtaaataattattttctattagtttttgttgtttcatcTTTTTTCCAATGTGCTTCATCCTGCTATGAAATCATTtggctttcaaaaattatatacccTGACCTACAATTAGTTCGTAtgcaaataaaacacaaatttttatttttgtttattcctttatttttgatttaaatagttttttagcACTTTCTAATAACTTTGcttcgttaaattttttattcttacgtAGCGCTCTATATAttctatgtgtatgtatgtatatgtaaaatttcatttttcaaaatacaataaacgtttataaatatgtatt
Coding sequences within it:
- the LOC126753816 gene encoding 60S ribosomal protein L5; translated protein: MGFVKVVKNKQYFKRYQVKFRRRREGKTDYYARKRLIFQDKNKYNTPKYRLIVRLSNKDITVQIAYARIEGDRVVCAAYSHELPNYGVKVGLTNYAAAYCTGLLVARRILNKLGLDTLYGGCTEVTGEEYNVEPVDDGPGAFRCYLDVGLARTTTGARVFGAMKGAVDGGLNIPHSVKRFPGYNAEAKNFNADVHRAHIFGQHVADYMRTLEENDEESFKRQFSRYIKLGIRADDLETIYKKAHQAIRSDPTHKKKDQKSGVVKKRWNAKKLTNEQRKVKVAEHKAAYIAKLKSESEA
- the LOC126753812 gene encoding vacuolar protein sorting-associated protein 41 homolog isoform X1; translated protein: MAEQEAVNNSDTETESTEDEIEPKFKYQRIANDLRKVLNSDVVTCSAVHPKFLIFGTFLGRVYIFDHQGNSVTSHLSDGPNDFSHTVAVNHIDVDAKAEYVATCSDDGKVNITGLFSDENNQNLKFGKSIKAVALDPDPKAVAGKRFVVGDDKLTLYERNFLKKLKTTVLSSAEGYVLSVCWNDSFVAWASYLGVRVYDLNEKCSLGLMKWEEPVNARLENFRCNFRWSNATTLLIGWVDTIRICVIRKRNSIEVASRDLPGFIVDPISTFQTTFYISGLAPLTSNQLVVLGCPKEKDAERKSLRPVLCVMEYKLNSSEEICTDSLSLRGYQEYTVNDYSLGCIIEENRYFIVAPKDIVVASLYETDDRVKWLVDHRKFEEAMEVISTHGGSWSLLSVAKLYINHLLALNQFDDAAKLCLRVLGNKKSLWEEEVFKFFERHQLRSVSAYLPTSDDCKLDPHIYELVLYEYLKHDAKGFLNLIKEWPSNLYDCAAVINAIHDNFRKQNANELLEALAILYLHQRDYESALRMYLKLQNEDVFEMIRRYDLYDAIHKMIIPLIQLNRERAFKVLFERNKISPEIVVQQLEQNQEYLYWYLDALDKVDKSGKYHWKLVNLYAKYEPEKLLPFLKRSNHYPMQEALDVCKRELFYPEMVYLLGQMGNTIEALNIIIEKIQDIEMAIEFCKEHNDSDLWNILIDESVKEPTIVLKLLSGIVDYVDPVAVVEKIKLGQNIPGLRDAVVKLLWDYRLQVKIRKSAQKIQWEFYYERHARVVKRQNRGRCIPSSERCLKCNRPLISMNEHIPPLNDVVAFLCGHVYHTNCVPGGPDNEHCELCNPSDFNKEEGFALLLE
- the LOC126753812 gene encoding vacuolar protein sorting-associated protein 41 homolog isoform X2, coding for MAEQEAVNNSVKTESTEDEIEPKFKYQRIANDLRKVLNSDVVTCSAVHPKFLIFGTFLGRVYIFDHQGNSVTSHLSDGPNDFSHTVAVNHIDVDAKAEYVATCSDDGKVNITGLFSDENNQNLKFGKSIKAVALDPDPKAVAGKRFVVGDDKLTLYERNFLKKLKTTVLSSAEGYVLSVCWNDSFVAWASYLGVRVYDLNEKCSLGLMKWEEPVNARLENFRCNFRWSNATTLLIGWVDTIRICVIRKRNSIEVASRDLPGFIVDPISTFQTTFYISGLAPLTSNQLVVLGCPKEKDAERKSLRPVLCVMEYKLNSSEEICTDSLSLRGYQEYTVNDYSLGCIIEENRYFIVAPKDIVVASLYETDDRVKWLVDHRKFEEAMEVISTHGGSWSLLSVAKLYINHLLALNQFDDAAKLCLRVLGNKKSLWEEEVFKFFERHQLRSVSAYLPTSDDCKLDPHIYELVLYEYLKHDAKGFLNLIKEWPSNLYDCAAVINAIHDNFRKQNANELLEALAILYLHQRDYESALRMYLKLQNEDVFEMIRRYDLYDAIHKMIIPLIQLNRERAFKVLFERNKISPEIVVQQLEQNQEYLYWYLDALDKVDKSGKYHWKLVNLYAKYEPEKLLPFLKRSNHYPMQEALDVCKRELFYPEMVYLLGQMGNTIEALNIIIEKIQDIEMAIEFCKEHNDSDLWNILIDESVKEPTIVLKLLSGIVDYVDPVAVVEKIKLGQNIPGLRDAVVKLLWDYRLQVKIRKSAQKIQWEFYYERHARVVKRQNRGRCIPSSERCLKCNRPLISMNEHIPPLNDVVAFLCGHVYHTNCVPGGPDNEHCELCNPSDFNKEEGFALLLE
- the LOC126753815 gene encoding beta-1,3-galactosyltransferase 6, with amino-acid sequence MRRMNNLITLFTAMVAFFFGCFLSNMLNNAEKCLTHKSGVSRIDPHPDIFLMILVTTAPQNVNRRLTMRQTWLRLGQPLDMTYYPENLVYMPKYDESGHLQMETVSDQSNRLAAYLHWYDNNLNNPESTRRIIKVKHFFAIGTADMPAGLRAELDREQKLYGDMLLLPRLKDNFENLTEKMLHSIEALTHHYEYSYLLKTDDDTYVKLDILLNELISYDRKLVRKTQEYEGQPLPALYWGYFLGRANVKTKGKWRDLNYHLSTHYITYALGGGYVISRKICEHISANAQYLSAYTNEDISMGLWVAPFRDVYRRHDPRFDTQYKPRKCRRYHIVLHKLNEEEMQQIDNGSICVRGGKEEEKDNEQSTSLKPYFYDWTKSADKCCDTYVK